The following proteins come from a genomic window of Frankia casuarinae:
- a CDS encoding twin-arginine translocation pathway signal protein: MAAAAAPLSLTGLPPALAAPVPEPRPDPRQTTPAGVGIPGPGSPGSLTSGNSRGLYVGHWDSGAYSTTGFLWRDGTVHVLNGSTEPKAVTEDGLVIGDFVSHYDRQAFRLEHGTSQPQGLGYLGGTHTAGGYSSAAVAVNRAGVIVGTSTTNAGTFHAFRWADNHLQDLGTLGGPSSSAVAVTSAGAIAGSSNTAAGPSHAFRWWRGTLHDLGTLGGPSSTAVAANDAGQIVGYSDTADGHTHAFLWERGRLIDLGTPPGDTESWAIGINNAGQVLVLSRGSSNHAFVWWHGQRATISVPSGDFGVTAINDRGTVAGTANGHAFRWRDGRFTDLGTLGGPYSDANAITPADVVLGSSDPADSPIPLATFWPAPGR; the protein is encoded by the coding sequence ATGGCCGCAGCCGCCGCACCGTTGTCCCTCACCGGGCTTCCCCCGGCCCTGGCGGCGCCGGTTCCAGAACCACGACCTGACCCACGCCAGACGACGCCGGCCGGGGTCGGCATTCCCGGACCGGGCAGTCCCGGCTCGCTGACCAGTGGCAACAGCCGCGGACTCTACGTTGGTCACTGGGACAGCGGCGCGTACAGCACCACGGGCTTCCTTTGGCGCGACGGCACCGTGCATGTCCTCAACGGCAGCACAGAGCCGAAGGCGGTGACCGAGGACGGCTTGGTCATCGGCGATTTCGTCAGCCACTACGACCGGCAGGCGTTCCGGCTGGAACACGGAACCTCCCAGCCCCAGGGTCTGGGCTACCTCGGCGGCACCCACACGGCCGGCGGCTACAGCAGCGCCGCGGTGGCGGTCAACCGCGCCGGGGTCATCGTCGGCACCAGCACCACCAACGCCGGTACGTTCCATGCCTTCCGGTGGGCGGACAACCACCTGCAGGACCTGGGTACGCTCGGCGGCCCGAGCAGCTCCGCCGTCGCGGTCACCAGCGCCGGGGCCATCGCCGGCAGCAGTAACACCGCCGCCGGCCCGTCCCACGCCTTCCGCTGGTGGAGAGGCACCCTGCACGACCTGGGTACCCTCGGCGGCCCGTCAAGCACCGCGGTGGCCGCGAACGACGCCGGGCAGATCGTGGGCTACAGCGACACGGCCGACGGGCACACCCACGCCTTCCTCTGGGAACGCGGTCGTCTGATCGACCTCGGTACGCCGCCCGGCGACACCGAATCCTGGGCGATCGGGATCAACAACGCCGGCCAGGTCCTCGTCCTGAGCCGCGGCTCGTCGAACCATGCATTCGTCTGGTGGCACGGCCAGCGCGCGACCATCAGCGTGCCCAGCGGCGACTTTGGGGTGACCGCCATCAACGACCGGGGAACCGTCGCCGGCACGGCGAACGGGCACGCGTTCCGTTGGCGCGACGGCCGTTTCACCGATCTCGGCACGCTGGGCGGGCCGTACAGCGACGCGAACGCCATCACCCCCGCCGACGTCGTCCTCGGTTCCTCGGACCCGGCCGACTCCCCGATTCCGCTCGCGACCTTCTGGCCGGCCCCCGGCCGCTGA
- a CDS encoding enoyl-CoA hydratase/isomerase family protein produces the protein MSESGDIAVQTLPGHVAVVEVCRPPHNFFDVRLIQTLADIYDKLGADSDVRAVVLCSQGRNFCAGADFSGASAAEAISADEGAPALYREALRLFASPIPVVAAVQGSAVGGGLGLALSADFRVASPDSRFAANFSRIGLHQGFGISVTLPAVVGRQKALDLLYTGRRVGGQEAFDIGLADRLVPNAELREAAVALAGEVTAAAPLAVRSIRETMWADLVPVIRAATERETAEQARLRATEDFAEGVRASTERRAPRFTGR, from the coding sequence ATGAGCGAGTCCGGAGACATCGCGGTACAGACCCTGCCCGGCCACGTCGCCGTCGTCGAGGTCTGCCGTCCGCCGCACAACTTCTTCGACGTGCGCCTGATCCAGACCCTCGCCGACATCTACGACAAGCTCGGCGCCGACTCCGACGTCCGTGCCGTCGTGCTGTGCTCCCAGGGCAGGAACTTCTGCGCCGGAGCCGACTTCTCCGGCGCGAGTGCGGCCGAGGCGATCTCGGCGGACGAGGGGGCGCCGGCCCTCTACCGCGAGGCGCTACGGCTGTTCGCCTCCCCGATACCGGTCGTGGCCGCGGTGCAGGGCAGCGCGGTCGGCGGCGGGCTGGGGCTCGCGCTGTCCGCGGACTTCCGGGTCGCAAGCCCGGACAGCCGCTTCGCGGCGAACTTCTCCCGGATCGGGCTGCACCAGGGCTTCGGCATCTCGGTGACCCTGCCGGCGGTCGTCGGCCGGCAGAAGGCGCTCGACCTGCTCTACACCGGTCGCCGGGTTGGTGGGCAGGAGGCGTTCGACATCGGCCTCGCCGACCGGCTCGTGCCGAACGCCGAGCTGCGGGAGGCCGCGGTGGCGCTGGCCGGTGAGGTCACCGCCGCCGCGCCGCTGGCCGTGCGCAGCATCCGGGAGACGATGTGGGCGGATCTCGTCCCCGTCATCCGGGCGGCCACCGAGCGGGAAACCGCCGAGCAGGCCAGACTGCGGGCCACCGAGGACTTCGCCGAGGGGGTGCGCGCCTCGACGGAGCGCCGCGCGCCCCGTTTCACCGGCCGCTGA
- a CDS encoding phosphotransferase enzyme family protein: MSTTSVDGLVGLDGVLGDVLAAYDLGPSPRASLLHVSENVTYRVDDPATGRRWALRLHRPGYHTLVEIHGELAWVAALRADGVVVTPPVVPTRAGGPVATVAATGTLPPSAASPDPAGLDPAGPDGAERHAVLFEWVDGRSPEPTDPMSLRGAFGQLGDITARLHRHAREWSRPTTFARFEWTWRSMLGDAGRWGSWSEGLVTALADGPGPPGDGPRGDGRAALGLLSRAAADIEARLAAFGTGPDRFGLVHADMRLANLLVPRDASTGDVCVIDFDDCGFGWYLWDLAASLSFIEHLDEAGDLVAAWLAAYQRQRPLTADDVAMIPTFVLLRRLLLVAWLGTHPHSDAVPSASEYARDSCELAEAYLGGRFLTG; this comes from the coding sequence GTGAGCACGACCTCCGTCGACGGGCTGGTGGGGCTGGATGGCGTCCTCGGTGACGTCCTCGCCGCCTATGATCTCGGCCCGTCGCCGCGGGCGAGCCTGCTGCATGTCTCGGAGAACGTCACTTACCGCGTGGACGACCCGGCGACCGGCCGGCGTTGGGCGTTGCGGCTGCACCGGCCCGGGTACCACACTCTCGTCGAGATTCACGGGGAGCTGGCGTGGGTGGCTGCCCTGCGCGCCGACGGCGTGGTCGTGACGCCGCCGGTCGTGCCGACGAGGGCGGGTGGGCCCGTGGCGACCGTGGCCGCGACCGGAACCCTCCCGCCGAGTGCCGCCTCGCCGGATCCCGCTGGGCTGGATCCCGCTGGGCCGGATGGTGCCGAGCGGCACGCCGTGTTGTTCGAATGGGTCGACGGACGTTCACCGGAACCGACGGACCCCATGTCCCTGCGCGGCGCGTTCGGGCAGCTCGGGGACATCACCGCGCGGCTGCACCGGCACGCGCGGGAGTGGTCCCGCCCGACTACCTTCGCCCGCTTCGAGTGGACCTGGCGGAGCATGCTCGGCGACGCCGGCCGGTGGGGGAGCTGGTCGGAGGGCTTGGTCACCGCGCTGGCCGACGGCCCCGGCCCGCCGGGGGACGGCCCGCGGGGGGACGGCCGCGCGGCGTTGGGCCTGCTGAGCCGGGCCGCGGCCGACATCGAGGCACGCCTGGCCGCCTTCGGCACCGGGCCGGACCGGTTCGGGCTCGTCCACGCCGACATGCGGCTGGCGAACCTCCTGGTACCCCGGGATGCGTCCACCGGGGACGTCTGCGTGATCGATTTCGACGACTGCGGCTTCGGCTGGTACCTCTGGGATCTCGCCGCGTCGCTGTCCTTCATCGAGCACCTCGACGAGGCCGGCGACCTGGTGGCCGCCTGGCTGGCCGCCTACCAGCGCCAGCGCCCGCTCACCGCGGACGACGTAGCGATGATCCCTACCTTCGTCCTGTTGCGCCGGCTGCTCCTGGTGGCCTGGCTGGGCACCCATCCGCACTCGGACGCGGTGCCGAGCGCCTCCGAGTACGCCCGGGACAGTTGCGAGCTGGCCGAGGCCTATCTGGGCGGGCGGTTCCTCACCGGCTGA
- a CDS encoding NAD(P)H-dependent oxidoreductase, whose product MVRIHLVCRSRRAAVKEPGPAAPTVETHHRRTTATARARLRQEHGYGKSDDAPQPAGAELRAQLTAADVVLFRTPQYAGALPGSFKNWKLQEPDRLDDRRRGALR is encoded by the coding sequence ATGGTCCGCATCCATCTTGTTTGCCGGAGTCGGCGGGCCGCCGTCAAGGAACCGGGCCCGGCCGCACCCACCGTCGAAACCCACCATCGAAGAACCACCGCCACGGCAAGAGCACGGCTACGGCAAGAGCACGGCTACGGCAAGAGCGACGACGCGCCCCAGCCTGCCGGGGCCGAACTGCGCGCGCAGCTCACAGCGGCCGACGTCGTGCTGTTCCGCACCCCGCAGTACGCAGGCGCGCTACCTGGAAGCTTCAAGAACTGGAAGCTTCAAGAACCTGATCGACTGGACGATCGGCGGCGGGGAGCTCTACGGTAA